In Canis lupus dingo isolate Sandy chromosome 1, ASM325472v2, whole genome shotgun sequence, a single genomic region encodes these proteins:
- the PABIR1 gene encoding PPP2R1A-PPP2R2A-interacting phosphatase regulator 1, producing the protein MAQEKMELDLELPPGAGGSPAEGGGSGAGGGLRRSNSAPLIHGLSDTSPVFQAEAPSARRNSTTFPNRHGLLLPASPVRMHSSRLHQIKQEEGMDLINRETVHEREVQNAMQISHSWEESFSLSDNDAEKSASPKRIDFIPVSPAPSPTRGIGKQCFSPSLQSFVSSNGLPPSPIPSPTTRFTTRRSQSPINCIRPSVLGPLKRKCEMETEYQPKRFFQGITNMLSSDVAQLSDPGVCVSSDTLDGNSSSAGSSCNSPAKVSTTTDSPVSPAQAASPFIPVDELSSK; encoded by the coding sequence ATGGCTCAGGAGAAGATGGAGCTAGACCTGGAGTTGCCTCCGGGTGCTGGCGGGAGCCCGGCGGAGGGCGGCGGcagcggcgcgggcgggggcctCCGGAGGTCTAACAGCGCCCCCCTGATCCACGGCCTCAGTGACACTTCGCCGGTGTTCCAGGCCGAGGCGCCGAGCGCCCGGCGGAACAGCACGACGTTCCCGAACCGCCACGGCCTGCTGCTGCCGGCCTCCCCGGTCCGCATGCACAGCAGCCGCTTGCACCAGATCAAGCAGGAGGAGGGCATGGACCTCATCAACCGAGAGACCGTCCACGAGCGCGAGGTGCAGAACGCCATGCAGATAAGCCACTCCTGGGAGGAAAGTTTCAGCCTGAGTGACAACGACGCGGAGAAGTCCGCCTCCCCGAAGCGCATCGATTTCATTCCGGTGTCACCAGCGCCGTCACCCACCCGGGGGATCGGGAAGCAGTGCTTTTCACCATCCTTGCAAAGTTTTGTGAGTAGCAATGGATTGCCTCCGAGCCCTATTCCCAGCCCAACGACTCGGTTTACTACCCGGAGAAGCCAGAGTCCCATCAATTGCATTAGACCAAGTGTTCTTGGACcactgaaaagaaaatgtgaaatggaaACTGAGTATCAGCCAAAGAGATTTTTCCAGGGCATCACCAACATGCTTTCTTCTGACGTTGCACAGCTGTCAGATCCTGGCGTGTGCGTATCGTCTGATACCCTTGACGGAAACAGCAGCAGCGCCGGATCTTCTTGTAACTCACCAGCGAAAGTCAGCACTACCACCGACTCTCCTGTGTCGCCTGCCCAAGCGGCCTCTCCATTTATTCCAGTAGATGAACTTTCATCTAAGTGA